The genome window CTGTCGTCGAGGATCTACGGATTCGGTCCGGAGAAGGCCAGTTTCGTGTCGCTCACGGTGCTGGCCCGGGGTGAGTTCGCGCTGATCCTGGCCTCGATGGCGGCGGTGGCCGGGCTGGACCCGCGGATCACCGCGTTCGTCGCCGGGTACGTGCTGGTGCTGGCCATCCTCGGCCCGCTCGCGGCCAGCCGCAGCGACGACTTCGCCCGGGTGCTCGACCGGGCCCTGGGCCGCTGGCTGCCCGAGGCCCCGGTGCCACAGCCGGCCGAGGAGACCCAGCGGGGCCAGAACGCGCGGTTCGAGGGCGTGATATCGGGCACGCCGGGAGGCAGGGACTGAGCGGAACCTTTCCGCATGACACACTCCCGTAACCGGGGAAATCAGTTCTTCATGTTCCGGCAATCGTTCGGCAGCATCCGCCGACAAAGGTCGGACCAGGAGAGTTGCCGGGTCCGGGTGCTCCACGCGCGAGCATCCGGACCCGGTACCTGAAGAGGAACCGAGGAGCCGACATGCCGTACCAGGCCGAATACATCTGGATCGACGGGACCGCGCCGACCCCGCTGATGCGCAGCAAGACGCGCATCGTCGCCGACGGCCAGGAGCCGGAGATCTGGGGTTTCGACGGCTCCAGCACCAACCAGGCTCCGGGCGAGAACAGCGACTGCGTGCTGCGTCCCGTGTTCACCTGTCCCGACCCGCTGCGCGGCGAGAACGACGTACTGGTGCTCTGCGAGGTCGAGCTCACCGACTTCACCCCGCACCCCACCAACACTCGCGCCGCCTGCGTCGCCGCGGCCGAGAAGTACGCCGACCAGAGCCCGAACTTCGGCATCGAGCAGGAGTACACGTTCTTCCAGGACGGCCGCCCGCTGGGCTGGCCCGCGGTCGGTTACCCGGCTCCGCAGGGTCCCTACTACTGCGGTGTCGGTGGCGGCAAGATGTACGGCCGCGAGATCGTCGAGAAGCACGCCGCGGCGTGCATCAAGGCCGGCCTGGCCATCGAGGGCACCAACGCCGAGGTCATGATGGGCCAGTGGGAGTTCCAGATCGGTGTGCTCCCCGCGCCGCTCATCGGTGACCACATCTGGGTCGCCCGCTGGCTGCTGCACCGCATCGCCGAGGACTTCGACGTCGAGGTGTCGTTCGACGCCAAGCCGGTGAAGGGCGACTGGAACGGCGCCGGGGCGCACACCAACTTCTCCACCGCCGCCACGATGGAGAGCTACGACGCCATCGTCACCGCCTGCGAGGCGCTCGGCAAGAAGGCCGACGAGCACGTCGCCGCCTACGGCGCGGGCATCGAGGACCGGCTGACCGGCGCCCACGAGACCGCCAGCTACAAGTCCTTCAGCTGGGGCGCCTCCGACCGCTCGGCCTCCATCCGCATCCCGTGGGCCGTGGAGAAGGCCAAGAAGGGCTGGCTCGAAGACCGCCGCCCCAACGCCAACGTCGACCCGTACGTGGTGTCGCGCATGCTGATCACCACCTGCTGCGCGGCGCTCGCCGGCGAAGAGGCCTGAGCTTCCTTCAAATCGAGGACGACGAGGAGCCCGTCACGGGCTCCTCGTCGTCCTCAGTTTTCTGGTCAGAAAGTGGCCGCCCGCAACGGATCCGGCTCGTCGATGACATCGTGCAGCACGGCCAGCACGATGTCGGCCAGATCCGGTTCCATGTGGGCGCCGCCCAGCTCGTCGGTGGCGATGAACGGGCCGGGCATTCCCTTGGCCCGCCAGGCCCGCTCGATCGCCGAGTGAGTGCCGCCCACCGCCTTGGCCGAGCCGACGATGGCCACCAGGTCGTCGTACTCGGCCGAGCCGGGAGAGGCCTGGGCCACGTGCCGGATGTACTCCGTGCGCTTCTCGCCGTAGCCGCGCAGCAGGGCGATCACCTTCTGGCGCACGGCTTCCGGGGTGGGCGTCTCGTGCCCGGGGGCCAGCCGGTCGAGCAGCACCCGGGCACGCTCCACGTCGTTCGGGTCGTCCGGATCGAACGTCAGGGTGATCGTGGCCATACGCGCGATGATGCGCGGCATCCATATGGACCGCAAGTGCTGTCTATGTGGCCGCGCGCCAGGCGGCCCGGGGCTGCCGCAGGCCCCGCCGCACCCGCGACCCGACGATGCCCAGCGTGTTCAGCGGGTGGAACACCTCGCTCAGCGGGACGGTCCCGGCGAACCCGCCGAGGAAGCGGTCGATGGCCGGCTGGTTGCCCTGCATCGAGCGGAACAGGAACCGCACGAACGCCGGCAGCGGGTCCATCGGCGCCAGCATGCAGGTGAAGTCGAGCATCGGCTTGGCCCGGCCGTCGCGCAGCCGCTGGTAGTCGCTCATCGCGGCCTGCCAGGGCACGCCCGACGACCAGCTGTGGTCGAGGGCGGCGCTGAGCAGCTCGGCGTCGCGGAAGGCGTCCGAAATGCCCTGCGCCGTGGCCGGATCCTTGATGTAGCCGGCGTCGCCGACCAGGGCCCAGCCGGGGCCGAACGGCACCCGCATGGCGTTGCGGGTGTCGCCGTGCCCGATGATGCGGGTCTCCCGGTGCGCGCCCGCCATCAGCCCGGCCAGCTCCGGCACCGAGTTCACGGCCGCCATGTAGGTCTCCTCCACGCGGGACCGGTTCTGCGCCATCTCCCGCCGCGGCCAGCCGACCAGCACCAGCTTCTGGTTGTCGTGCGTGGGCACCACCACGATCGCCCGGTGCTCGCGCACATACACCCGGAACTCGTCGATCGGCAGGCCGCTCCAGTAGGCGTAGTAGCCCGCGGTGAGGGCCGGCCGGGTGTCGTACTCCGGCGCCTGGACGGCCTTGTGCACCACCGAGTTCTTGCCGTCGGCGCCGATCACCACCCGGGCGGACTCGAAAGTCGGCTCACCGCCGCGATGATGGCCGCGCACACCGATCACCCGTTCGCCGGAGCGAACGATCTCGTCGACCGTCCACGACTCCCGCACCGTGACCCCGGCCTCGCGCGCGGCCTCGACCAGCAGGTTGTCGAGCACGATGCGTCGCGGGCCGTAGGCGGTGCGGCCGGTGCCCTCGGCGGCCGAGGGCCGGCCGGACAGCACGGCCACGTCGAAGTCGATGCGGTAGGTGTCGATCGGCGGGCAGCCGGTGGCGACCAGCCGGTCGAGCAGGCCCCAGCGTTCCAGGGCCGCGACACCGGTCGGATGCACCAGGTGGGTCGAGATGGTGTCGCTCGGGAACGCGGCCCGGTCGACCAGCAGCACCCGGTGCCCCGCCCGGGCCAGCAGCATGGCGGTGGGCGCGCCCGCCACCCGCGCACCCACCACCACGGCGTCCCACTGTTCTTGTTCTGTCTCGTGTTGCACGGCCGCGCTCATGTGTCGTCCCCCCGTAGACACCAACACTGACATCAGTGAATGTCGTTCAAACACAGTGCTTCACGCTCGTTGCCCGAGGCCACGACGTATAGGTGAGACGTTAGGTCAGTGGCCGCCGGACGTCCACCATCGTGGTCCCGAACGTCCGGAGGATCCGGTGATCCGGGGATCTGATTGGGGGAGGGGGCCGGGGGTGGGTCACAATCGATCGTGACCAACGCCCTGGAGCCTCATCCGCTGGTCTGGGAAAGCCGGGTACGGGGAAGCCTGCTCGGTATCGCTCTCGGCGAGAGTCTCGCCTTCGAGCAGCCGGACTCCGGTCCCCTGAAGGCCGGAAGCTGTACACAGATGGCGGCTTTCACCGTCGAAGGGACGATCCGTGCGGCGCTGCGCTCGCTGCACCAGGGGATCTGCCACCCACCGTCCGTGCTCTGGTCGGCCTACTGCCGCTGGGGGGTGATGCAGGGGCTGCTGCCGCCCGGGGCGATCGGCCTGGACGGCTGGCTGGCCGACGTACCACCGTTGCGCGAGTCCCGTGGCGACGCGCCCGCCACGGTGACGGCGTTGCGCGAGAACGGCGCCGGCAGTCGTGACGTGCCCACCGGCGAGAGTCTGGGCTGGCACTCCCTGGTGCGCAGTCTGCCCTTCGCCGCGCTCTCGGCCCAGGCGCACTGGTCGGACGTGATGATGGCCGCCGACTGCGCGGCCCTCACCCACGGCCATCCGCGGGCCTGGTCCACCGCCGCGGCCGGCGTGCGGCTGCTGAACCGGCTGCTCGCCGCCCCGCCCGGAGACCCCGACCTGCCCGGCGTGGTGGCGAACGCCCTGCCCGGCCTGGACGAGGAGGTGGCCGCCGGGCTGCGCACGGCCCTGTGGGCCGCGGGCACCCGGCCCGGGCAGCGCGAGGTGCTGTTCAGCCTGGCCTCGAACGCCGGCGCCCCGGCCGTGCTGATGGGTGGTGTGTATGCCGCCGCGAGCTACCCCGGGCCGGAGAACATGGGCCGGGCGCTGCGTTTCGCCGCCACCGCACGGTCCCGCGAGGGCGTGTCGGCGATGGCGGGCGCGGTGCTCGGCGCGTTGTACGGGGCAGACGCCTGGCCCGTCGGTGTGCTGATGCGGCACGAGCTGGTCTGGGTGCTCGACACGCTGGCCCGCGACCTGGTGCGGCAGCTGATGGACAACCCGGGCGGCAACGCCGACGAGGCCCCGGCCGACCCGCTCTGGCTGGTGCGTTACCCGGCCTGGTAGCCGCCGGCGAGCCGGGCGGCGTCCACGGTGATCAGCTTCGGCGAGTAGCCCACGGCCATCAGCCGGGTGGTGCCGTCGACCTCGGC of Kineosporia corallincola contains these proteins:
- the glnII gene encoding glutamine synthetase GlnII; translated protein: MPYQAEYIWIDGTAPTPLMRSKTRIVADGQEPEIWGFDGSSTNQAPGENSDCVLRPVFTCPDPLRGENDVLVLCEVELTDFTPHPTNTRAACVAAAEKYADQSPNFGIEQEYTFFQDGRPLGWPAVGYPAPQGPYYCGVGGGKMYGREIVEKHAAACIKAGLAIEGTNAEVMMGQWEFQIGVLPAPLIGDHIWVARWLLHRIAEDFDVEVSFDAKPVKGDWNGAGAHTNFSTAATMESYDAIVTACEALGKKADEHVAAYGAGIEDRLTGAHETASYKSFSWGASDRSASIRIPWAVEKAKKGWLEDRRPNANVDPYVVSRMLITTCCAALAGEEA
- a CDS encoding NAD(P)/FAD-dependent oxidoreductase, which encodes MSAAVQHETEQEQWDAVVVGARVAGAPTAMLLARAGHRVLLVDRAAFPSDTISTHLVHPTGVAALERWGLLDRLVATGCPPIDTYRIDFDVAVLSGRPSAAEGTGRTAYGPRRIVLDNLLVEAAREAGVTVRESWTVDEIVRSGERVIGVRGHHRGGEPTFESARVVIGADGKNSVVHKAVQAPEYDTRPALTAGYYAYWSGLPIDEFRVYVREHRAIVVVPTHDNQKLVLVGWPRREMAQNRSRVEETYMAAVNSVPELAGLMAGAHRETRIIGHGDTRNAMRVPFGPGWALVGDAGYIKDPATAQGISDAFRDAELLSAALDHSWSSGVPWQAAMSDYQRLRDGRAKPMLDFTCMLAPMDPLPAFVRFLFRSMQGNQPAIDRFLGGFAGTVPLSEVFHPLNTLGIVGSRVRRGLRQPRAAWRAAT
- a CDS encoding ADP-ribosylglycohydrolase family protein yields the protein MTNALEPHPLVWESRVRGSLLGIALGESLAFEQPDSGPLKAGSCTQMAAFTVEGTIRAALRSLHQGICHPPSVLWSAYCRWGVMQGLLPPGAIGLDGWLADVPPLRESRGDAPATVTALRENGAGSRDVPTGESLGWHSLVRSLPFAALSAQAHWSDVMMAADCAALTHGHPRAWSTAAAGVRLLNRLLAAPPGDPDLPGVVANALPGLDEEVAAGLRTALWAAGTRPGQREVLFSLASNAGAPAVLMGGVYAAASYPGPENMGRALRFAATARSREGVSAMAGAVLGALYGADAWPVGVLMRHELVWVLDTLARDLVRQLMDNPGGNADEAPADPLWLVRYPAW